A region of Deinococcus rubellus DNA encodes the following proteins:
- a CDS encoding disulfide bond formation protein B has product MTRDNRLYLAWVVALVAAMGSLYFSEIRGFVPCILCWFQRVFMYPLAIVLGVAALRADFNIRVYGLSLAAVGWLIALYQNLEVWGVVQTLKACTAGPIGTGCDAKWPIFGSNLSSVSNVVTIPVLSLVAFTLIILLLSWPRQRA; this is encoded by the coding sequence GTGACCCGCGACAACCGTCTGTATCTGGCCTGGGTGGTGGCCCTGGTCGCCGCGATGGGCAGCCTGTATTTCTCGGAGATTCGCGGCTTCGTGCCGTGCATCCTGTGCTGGTTTCAGCGCGTCTTCATGTACCCACTGGCGATTGTGCTGGGGGTGGCGGCGCTGCGTGCCGATTTCAATATCCGGGTCTACGGGCTGAGCTTGGCCGCTGTCGGCTGGCTGATCGCCCTCTACCAGAACCTCGAAGTCTGGGGCGTGGTGCAGACCCTCAAAGCCTGCACGGCAGGTCCCATCGGCACTGGTTGTGACGCCAAGTGGCCGATCTTTGGCAGCAACCTGAGCAGCGTGTCCAATGTGGTCACCATCCCGGTGCTGAGCCTGGTGGCCTTCACGCTGATCATCCTGCTGCTGAGCTGGCCGCGCCAGCGGGCCTGA
- a CDS encoding protease complex subunit PrcB family protein, with the protein MKKSAGIFSGAGALLGAALLSGCTMQGAGNLKVHEVLFYGSSQDRLTWVYGSLTGGKGSLSLAGQTLELRPQISDPLGTPGSLSVGGRAVYKSKTSSALPRSSVVQQGMTYTVSANQNIAATYLVTGGAWYRLSGALAAGSEVQATAQPVGGLSGAGQLTASEASVLSSALGTQGTFTVTVLPADELPDAPLAAQPAPTETLRTGLYLQPLSVITSTTTTTTTNTGNTGGTVTGSGSNAPVPSGTTLKFREVASGSNALASTPQVKLASSQDDLGALWNSAYGRQVPVPPTPIILGQTAVGIFLGNRPTGGYGVTVQSVSASGSALNITVNVRAPGPGSITTQSITSPWTIVAVQGQFASVTVRDQNGQRLGQ; encoded by the coding sequence ATGAAGAAATCTGCGGGCATTTTCTCGGGCGCGGGCGCACTGCTCGGCGCGGCGCTACTGTCGGGCTGCACCATGCAGGGCGCGGGCAACCTCAAGGTGCATGAGGTGCTGTTCTACGGCTCCTCGCAAGACCGGCTGACGTGGGTCTACGGCAGCCTCACCGGCGGCAAGGGCAGCCTCAGCCTGGCCGGACAGACCCTGGAACTCCGCCCACAGATCAGCGATCCACTGGGCACGCCGGGCAGCCTCAGCGTGGGCGGCCGGGCCGTCTACAAGAGCAAAACCAGCAGCGCCCTGCCGCGCTCCAGCGTGGTGCAGCAGGGCATGACCTATACCGTGAGCGCCAATCAGAACATTGCTGCCACCTACCTGGTGACCGGCGGGGCCTGGTACCGGCTCAGCGGCGCACTGGCGGCGGGCAGCGAGGTGCAGGCCACCGCCCAGCCGGTGGGCGGCCTGAGCGGCGCAGGCCAGCTCACTGCCAGCGAGGCCAGCGTGCTCAGCAGCGCACTGGGCACCCAGGGCACCTTCACGGTGACGGTGCTGCCCGCAGACGAACTGCCCGACGCGCCACTGGCCGCGCAACCTGCCCCCACCGAGACGCTGCGGACCGGGCTGTACCTCCAGCCGCTGTCGGTCATCACCTCCACGACGACCACCACGACCACCAACACTGGAAACACTGGAGGCACTGTGACCGGTTCCGGCTCGAACGCGCCCGTGCCTTCTGGCACCACCCTGAAGTTTCGCGAGGTCGCCAGCGGCAGCAACGCCCTGGCCAGCACTCCGCAGGTCAAGCTGGCCTCCAGTCAGGACGATCTCGGCGCACTCTGGAACTCGGCCTACGGGCGTCAGGTGCCGGTGCCGCCCACCCCGATCATCCTGGGCCAGACCGCCGTGGGCATCTTCCTGGGCAACCGCCCCACCGGGGGTTACGGTGTCACGGTGCAGTCGGTGAGTGCCAGTGGCTCGGCGCTGAACATCACGGTGAACGTGCGCGCTCCCGGCCCCGGCAGCATCACTACCCAGTCGATCACCAGTCCCTGGACCATCGTGGCGGTGCAAGGCCAGTTCGCCAGCGTCACTGTGCGCGACCAGAACGGGCAGCGCCTCGGCCAGTAA
- the ddrC gene encoding DNA damage response protein DdrC has translation MTAILKTVAPTLQIGSARVPQSADGRLHAASALAVLGLTQAAGWARQDWESPHWAAFEHTHQLSRVLSDFGAGPEPTLSVAEFVALAARSDTTPARRIQRRMQQSYARALTGDIHLAAEIAERNAEPLSRSWLHARLESQDARRTLMSAAARHGGHGPVFGQLGSVSNRSVLGKDSATLRRERGVKHTRDGLSTDELRRLSYLDAATAAALEGGQIEGNDAILELHRKVARRERQTWAGGLERAS, from the coding sequence ATGACTGCAATCCTCAAAACGGTAGCCCCTACCCTTCAGATCGGCAGCGCCCGGGTGCCGCAGAGTGCGGACGGACGTCTGCACGCCGCCAGCGCTCTGGCCGTGCTGGGGCTGACCCAGGCCGCCGGGTGGGCACGCCAGGACTGGGAAAGCCCACACTGGGCCGCCTTCGAGCACACGCATCAGCTCAGCCGGGTGCTCAGCGACTTTGGTGCGGGACCGGAACCGACCCTCAGTGTGGCCGAGTTCGTGGCCCTGGCCGCCCGCAGCGACACCACCCCCGCCCGCCGGATTCAGCGCCGGATGCAGCAGAGCTACGCCCGCGCCCTGACCGGCGACATTCACCTGGCCGCCGAGATTGCCGAGCGCAACGCCGAGCCGCTCTCTCGCAGCTGGCTCCACGCCCGGCTCGAATCGCAGGACGCCCGCCGCACGTTGATGAGCGCCGCTGCCCGGCACGGCGGTCACGGCCCGGTATTTGGGCAGCTCGGAAGCGTCAGTAACCGCAGCGTGCTGGGTAAAGACAGCGCCACCCTGCGCCGCGAACGCGGGGTCAAGCACACCCGCGACGGCCTGAGCACCGACGAACTGCGCCGCCTGTCGTACCTCGACGCCGCGACCGCCGCCGCGCTGGAAGGCGGCCAGATCGAGGGCAACGACGCCATCCTGGAACTGCACCGCAAGGTTGCCAGACGCGAACGTCAGACCTGGGCGGGCGGTCTGGAGCGGGCCAGCTAA
- a CDS encoding DsbA family protein produces MTRLNGSSSNNRIVLIVGTLVALLLIGVTVWAVQRNQTAATQASTKTFDLTGQPFLGKADAPVTLVAFEDFKCPNCKNFEENIYPQIKSKYIDTGKAKMYKINFPFLGDNLPTNDSVLAAQAAECAYDQTGNDGYEGMSTIMFRAQGDETQVWATKEKLEDLAGSVDGLDMTKFKTCLDSDATKARVEADKQQAVNAGVNSTPSVFVNGVLAANFSADEIGKAIDADLAKK; encoded by the coding sequence ATGACCAGACTCAACGGCTCCTCTTCCAACAACCGCATTGTTTTGATTGTCGGCACCCTGGTGGCCCTGCTGCTGATCGGCGTCACCGTCTGGGCGGTGCAGCGCAACCAGACAGCCGCCACCCAGGCCAGCACCAAGACCTTCGACCTGACCGGCCAGCCGTTTCTGGGCAAGGCCGACGCCCCTGTGACCCTGGTGGCCTTCGAGGACTTCAAGTGCCCCAACTGCAAGAATTTCGAGGAAAACATCTACCCGCAGATCAAGTCGAAGTACATCGACACCGGCAAGGCCAAGATGTACAAGATCAACTTCCCCTTCCTGGGTGACAACCTTCCCACCAACGACTCGGTGCTGGCAGCCCAGGCGGCAGAGTGCGCCTACGACCAGACTGGCAACGACGGCTACGAGGGCATGTCCACCATCATGTTCCGCGCCCAGGGTGACGAGACCCAGGTGTGGGCCACCAAGGAGAAGCTCGAAGACCTGGCCGGCAGCGTCGACGGCCTCGATATGACCAAATTCAAGACCTGCCTCGACAGCGACGCCACCAAGGCCCGGGTCGAGGCCGACAAGCAGCAGGCGGTCAACGCAGGCGTCAACTCCACCCCCAGCGTGTTCGTCAACGGCGTGCTGGCGGCAAACTTCAGCGCCGATGAGATTGGCAAGGCGATTGACGCCGACCTCGCCAAGAAGTAA
- a CDS encoding (4Fe-4S)-binding protein: MSQPELPPPPTPAPDWGRAYTAPDLTVYYDKARCIHFAACIRGLPQVFDTAARPWIQADAAPAEQVAEVVRRCPTGALHYALKNGPAKSALAEPTGPTSIEVRANGPLFVRGDLMIAGAQGSVRDTRAALCRCGASHNKPYCDGSHRQSGFEAAGGERINTG; encoded by the coding sequence ATGAGCCAACCCGAATTGCCACCGCCACCCACGCCCGCACCCGACTGGGGCCGCGCCTACACCGCGCCGGACCTCACGGTTTACTACGACAAAGCGCGCTGCATTCACTTCGCCGCCTGCATTCGCGGATTGCCGCAGGTCTTCGATACCGCCGCCCGGCCCTGGATTCAGGCCGACGCCGCGCCCGCCGAACAGGTGGCCGAGGTGGTGCGGCGCTGCCCCACCGGGGCACTACACTATGCGCTGAAGAACGGCCCCGCCAAATCTGCTCTCGCTGAACCGACGGGGCCGACCAGCATCGAGGTCCGCGCCAACGGCCCCCTCTTCGTGCGCGGTGATTTGATGATCGCAGGAGCGCAGGGCAGCGTCCGTGACACCCGAGCCGCCCTGTGCCGCTGCGGGGCGAGTCACAACAAGCCCTACTGCGACGGCTCGCACCGCCAGAGCGGGTTCGAGGCAGCAGGCGGAGAAAGGATCAACACCGGCTGA